The following coding sequences lie in one Capsicum annuum cultivar UCD-10X-F1 chromosome 5, UCD10Xv1.1, whole genome shotgun sequence genomic window:
- the LOC107853710 gene encoding transcriptional adapter ADA2b isoform X4 codes for MDILAFPLICPDWNADEEMLLLEGIEMYGMGNWAEVGEHVGTKSKEACVDHFKDEYLDSPYFPLPDMTHVMGKNRKELLAMAKGNFTDKKGVSSLGEVVPKDESFSPSQVKVEDSHRKGPSGRLSAVSNAGITGIKKPSSKSQIKIQNEPVKLEGRNFGGKKPKSLKEDGSSLMKLSGYIPKREEFDPEYDNDAEQLLADMEFKETETEQERELKLRVLRIYSKRLDERKRRKDFILERNLLQPSEFEKNLSPEEKDLCRRYDAIMRFLSKEEHEELMKTVVSEHRYLKRIQELKESRAAGCHSSIEVDRYLERKRKRELEDGVPRKESSQIGPMSQESLNMPASSDSLGTHSNRKPCSQANLSSINDSGVAALSAGELLSEPEKQLCREIRLSPHHYLRMQEVLTIQIYSGNITRKSDAYPLFQIEATKVDRVYDMLLKKGVSPL; via the exons ATG GACATCTTAGCTTTCCCACTTATCTGCCCGGACTGGAATGCGGATGAAGAGATGTTGCTTCTTGAG GGAATTGAAATGTATGGCATGGGTAATTGGGCAGAAGTAGGTGAACATGTCGGAACAAAGTCAAAAGAAGCGTGTGTCGACCATTTTAAGGACGAATACTTAGACTCACCTTACTTTCCTCTACCG GATATGACTCACGTCATGGGGAAAAATAGAAAGGAACTCCTTGCCATGGCCAAAGGGAATTTCACAGATAAGAAAG GAGTATCCTCACTTGGTGAAGTTGTTCCGAAAGATGAATCATTTTCTCCGTCTCAAGTCAA AGTTGAAGACTCTCATAGAAAGGGTCCTTCAGGACGTTTATCTGCTGTATCCAATGCGG GAATCACAGGCATTAAAAAACCATCCAGCAAGTcgcaaatcaaaattcaaaatgaaccTGTAAAATTGGAAG GCAGAAATTTTGGAGGCAAGAAACCAAAATCGTTGAAAGAGGATGGATCCTCATTGATGAAACTAAGTGGATATATCCCCAAAAGGGAAGAATTTGATCCTGAATATGATAATGATGCGGAGCAACTATTGGCTGATATGGAATTCaaggaaactgaaactgaacagGAGCGCGAACTTAAGTTGCGTGTTCTGCGTATCTATTCCAAGAG GCTTGATGAAAGAAAGCGCCGCAAGGATTTTATTCTAGAGAGGAATTTACTCCAGCCAAGTGAATTTGAGAAGAATTTGTCACCAGAAGAGAAAGATCTATGCCGACGTTATGATGCCATTATGCGCTTCCTCTCGAAGGAGGAGCATGAAGAATTAATGAAGACTGTGGTCTCAGAACATAGATATCTGAAAAGAATACAAGAACTCAAG GAATCGAGAGCTGCTGGTTGTCATTCATCTATTGAAGTTGATAGATACTTAGAAAGGAAAAGGAAGAGAGAACTTGAAGATGGTGTTCCGAGAAAAGAAAGTTCTCAGATTGGCCCAATGAGCCAGGAGAGCCTGAACATGCCTGCTTCTTCTGACTCACTCGGAACACATTCAAATAGAAAACCTTGTAGCCAGGCGAATTTGAGTTCCATCAACGATTCGGGCGTTGCAGCTCTTTCTGCAGGAGAACTGTTATCTGAACCT GAGAAACAACTATGCCGAGAAATCAGGCTATCGCCGCATCATTATCTTCGGATGCAAGAGGTTCTTACAATACAAATTTATAGTGGCAATATCACTAGAAAATCAGATGCTTATCCCTTGTTCCAAATAGAAGCAACTAAAGTAGATAGAGTTTATGATATGCTTTTGAAGAAAGGAGTTTCACCCTTGTAA
- the LOC107853710 gene encoding transcriptional adapter ADA2b isoform X2: MGRSRGNFQADEDPSQRSRRKKNASSGDNLESVIPDQGTTDGKKALYHCNYCNKDLSGRTRIKCAVCSDFDLCIECFSVGAEVHPHKSYHHYRVMDILAFPLICPDWNADEEMLLLEGIEMYGMGNWAEVGEHVGTKSKEACVDHFKDEYLDSPYFPLPDMTHVMGKNRKELLAMAKGNFTDKKGVSSLGEVVPKDESFSPSQVKVEDSHRKGPSGRLSAVSNAGIKKPSSKSQIKIQNEPVKLEGRNFGGKKPKSLKEDGSSLMKLSGYIPKREEFDPEYDNDAEQLLADMEFKETETEQERELKLRVLRIYSKRLDERKRRKDFILERNLLQPSEFEKNLSPEEKDLCRRYDAIMRFLSKEEHEELMKTVVSEHRYLKRIQELKESRAAGCHSSIEVDRYLERKRKRELEDGVPRKESSQIGPMSQESLNMPASSDSLGTHSNRKPCSQANLSSINDSGVAALSAGELLSEPEKQLCREIRLSPHHYLRMQEVLTIQIYSGNITRKSDAYPLFQIEATKVDRVYDMLLKKGVSPL, from the exons ATCAAGGAGGAAAAAGAATGCCTCAAGTGGAGACAATTTAGAATCTGTGATTCCTG ATCAAGGGACAACTGATGGCAAAAAGGCCTTGTATCACTGCAATTATTGCAACAAAGACCTTAGCGGGAGAACTCGTATAAAATGTGCTGTATGTTCTGATTTTGACCTATGTATAGAGTGCTTCTCTGTCGGTGCTGAGGTGCATCCTCACAAAAGCTATCACCACTATAGGGTTATG GACATCTTAGCTTTCCCACTTATCTGCCCGGACTGGAATGCGGATGAAGAGATGTTGCTTCTTGAG GGAATTGAAATGTATGGCATGGGTAATTGGGCAGAAGTAGGTGAACATGTCGGAACAAAGTCAAAAGAAGCGTGTGTCGACCATTTTAAGGACGAATACTTAGACTCACCTTACTTTCCTCTACCG GATATGACTCACGTCATGGGGAAAAATAGAAAGGAACTCCTTGCCATGGCCAAAGGGAATTTCACAGATAAGAAAG GAGTATCCTCACTTGGTGAAGTTGTTCCGAAAGATGAATCATTTTCTCCGTCTCAAGTCAA AGTTGAAGACTCTCATAGAAAGGGTCCTTCAGGACGTTTATCTGCTGTATCCAATGCGG GCATTAAAAAACCATCCAGCAAGTcgcaaatcaaaattcaaaatgaaccTGTAAAATTGGAAG GCAGAAATTTTGGAGGCAAGAAACCAAAATCGTTGAAAGAGGATGGATCCTCATTGATGAAACTAAGTGGATATATCCCCAAAAGGGAAGAATTTGATCCTGAATATGATAATGATGCGGAGCAACTATTGGCTGATATGGAATTCaaggaaactgaaactgaacagGAGCGCGAACTTAAGTTGCGTGTTCTGCGTATCTATTCCAAGAG GCTTGATGAAAGAAAGCGCCGCAAGGATTTTATTCTAGAGAGGAATTTACTCCAGCCAAGTGAATTTGAGAAGAATTTGTCACCAGAAGAGAAAGATCTATGCCGACGTTATGATGCCATTATGCGCTTCCTCTCGAAGGAGGAGCATGAAGAATTAATGAAGACTGTGGTCTCAGAACATAGATATCTGAAAAGAATACAAGAACTCAAG GAATCGAGAGCTGCTGGTTGTCATTCATCTATTGAAGTTGATAGATACTTAGAAAGGAAAAGGAAGAGAGAACTTGAAGATGGTGTTCCGAGAAAAGAAAGTTCTCAGATTGGCCCAATGAGCCAGGAGAGCCTGAACATGCCTGCTTCTTCTGACTCACTCGGAACACATTCAAATAGAAAACCTTGTAGCCAGGCGAATTTGAGTTCCATCAACGATTCGGGCGTTGCAGCTCTTTCTGCAGGAGAACTGTTATCTGAACCT GAGAAACAACTATGCCGAGAAATCAGGCTATCGCCGCATCATTATCTTCGGATGCAAGAGGTTCTTACAATACAAATTTATAGTGGCAATATCACTAGAAAATCAGATGCTTATCCCTTGTTCCAAATAGAAGCAACTAAAGTAGATAGAGTTTATGATATGCTTTTGAAGAAAGGAGTTTCACCCTTGTAA
- the LOC107853710 gene encoding transcriptional adapter ADA2b isoform X3 — protein MKIPVKDQGTTDGKKALYHCNYCNKDLSGRTRIKCAVCSDFDLCIECFSVGAEVHPHKSYHHYRVMDILAFPLICPDWNADEEMLLLEGIEMYGMGNWAEVGEHVGTKSKEACVDHFKDEYLDSPYFPLPDMTHVMGKNRKELLAMAKGNFTDKKGVSSLGEVVPKDESFSPSQVKVEDSHRKGPSGRLSAVSNAGITGIKKPSSKSQIKIQNEPVKLEGRNFGGKKPKSLKEDGSSLMKLSGYIPKREEFDPEYDNDAEQLLADMEFKETETEQERELKLRVLRIYSKRLDERKRRKDFILERNLLQPSEFEKNLSPEEKDLCRRYDAIMRFLSKEEHEELMKTVVSEHRYLKRIQELKESRAAGCHSSIEVDRYLERKRKRELEDGVPRKESSQIGPMSQESLNMPASSDSLGTHSNRKPCSQANLSSINDSGVAALSAGELLSEPEKQLCREIRLSPHHYLRMQEVLTIQIYSGNITRKSDAYPLFQIEATKVDRVYDMLLKKGVSPL, from the exons ATCAAGGGACAACTGATGGCAAAAAGGCCTTGTATCACTGCAATTATTGCAACAAAGACCTTAGCGGGAGAACTCGTATAAAATGTGCTGTATGTTCTGATTTTGACCTATGTATAGAGTGCTTCTCTGTCGGTGCTGAGGTGCATCCTCACAAAAGCTATCACCACTATAGGGTTATG GACATCTTAGCTTTCCCACTTATCTGCCCGGACTGGAATGCGGATGAAGAGATGTTGCTTCTTGAG GGAATTGAAATGTATGGCATGGGTAATTGGGCAGAAGTAGGTGAACATGTCGGAACAAAGTCAAAAGAAGCGTGTGTCGACCATTTTAAGGACGAATACTTAGACTCACCTTACTTTCCTCTACCG GATATGACTCACGTCATGGGGAAAAATAGAAAGGAACTCCTTGCCATGGCCAAAGGGAATTTCACAGATAAGAAAG GAGTATCCTCACTTGGTGAAGTTGTTCCGAAAGATGAATCATTTTCTCCGTCTCAAGTCAA AGTTGAAGACTCTCATAGAAAGGGTCCTTCAGGACGTTTATCTGCTGTATCCAATGCGG GAATCACAGGCATTAAAAAACCATCCAGCAAGTcgcaaatcaaaattcaaaatgaaccTGTAAAATTGGAAG GCAGAAATTTTGGAGGCAAGAAACCAAAATCGTTGAAAGAGGATGGATCCTCATTGATGAAACTAAGTGGATATATCCCCAAAAGGGAAGAATTTGATCCTGAATATGATAATGATGCGGAGCAACTATTGGCTGATATGGAATTCaaggaaactgaaactgaacagGAGCGCGAACTTAAGTTGCGTGTTCTGCGTATCTATTCCAAGAG GCTTGATGAAAGAAAGCGCCGCAAGGATTTTATTCTAGAGAGGAATTTACTCCAGCCAAGTGAATTTGAGAAGAATTTGTCACCAGAAGAGAAAGATCTATGCCGACGTTATGATGCCATTATGCGCTTCCTCTCGAAGGAGGAGCATGAAGAATTAATGAAGACTGTGGTCTCAGAACATAGATATCTGAAAAGAATACAAGAACTCAAG GAATCGAGAGCTGCTGGTTGTCATTCATCTATTGAAGTTGATAGATACTTAGAAAGGAAAAGGAAGAGAGAACTTGAAGATGGTGTTCCGAGAAAAGAAAGTTCTCAGATTGGCCCAATGAGCCAGGAGAGCCTGAACATGCCTGCTTCTTCTGACTCACTCGGAACACATTCAAATAGAAAACCTTGTAGCCAGGCGAATTTGAGTTCCATCAACGATTCGGGCGTTGCAGCTCTTTCTGCAGGAGAACTGTTATCTGAACCT GAGAAACAACTATGCCGAGAAATCAGGCTATCGCCGCATCATTATCTTCGGATGCAAGAGGTTCTTACAATACAAATTTATAGTGGCAATATCACTAGAAAATCAGATGCTTATCCCTTGTTCCAAATAGAAGCAACTAAAGTAGATAGAGTTTATGATATGCTTTTGAAGAAAGGAGTTTCACCCTTGTAA
- the LOC107853710 gene encoding transcriptional adapter ADA2b isoform X1: MGRSRGNFQADEDPSQRSRRKKNASSGDNLESVIPDQGTTDGKKALYHCNYCNKDLSGRTRIKCAVCSDFDLCIECFSVGAEVHPHKSYHHYRVMDILAFPLICPDWNADEEMLLLEGIEMYGMGNWAEVGEHVGTKSKEACVDHFKDEYLDSPYFPLPDMTHVMGKNRKELLAMAKGNFTDKKGVSSLGEVVPKDESFSPSQVKVEDSHRKGPSGRLSAVSNAGITGIKKPSSKSQIKIQNEPVKLEGRNFGGKKPKSLKEDGSSLMKLSGYIPKREEFDPEYDNDAEQLLADMEFKETETEQERELKLRVLRIYSKRLDERKRRKDFILERNLLQPSEFEKNLSPEEKDLCRRYDAIMRFLSKEEHEELMKTVVSEHRYLKRIQELKESRAAGCHSSIEVDRYLERKRKRELEDGVPRKESSQIGPMSQESLNMPASSDSLGTHSNRKPCSQANLSSINDSGVAALSAGELLSEPEKQLCREIRLSPHHYLRMQEVLTIQIYSGNITRKSDAYPLFQIEATKVDRVYDMLLKKGVSPL; this comes from the exons ATCAAGGAGGAAAAAGAATGCCTCAAGTGGAGACAATTTAGAATCTGTGATTCCTG ATCAAGGGACAACTGATGGCAAAAAGGCCTTGTATCACTGCAATTATTGCAACAAAGACCTTAGCGGGAGAACTCGTATAAAATGTGCTGTATGTTCTGATTTTGACCTATGTATAGAGTGCTTCTCTGTCGGTGCTGAGGTGCATCCTCACAAAAGCTATCACCACTATAGGGTTATG GACATCTTAGCTTTCCCACTTATCTGCCCGGACTGGAATGCGGATGAAGAGATGTTGCTTCTTGAG GGAATTGAAATGTATGGCATGGGTAATTGGGCAGAAGTAGGTGAACATGTCGGAACAAAGTCAAAAGAAGCGTGTGTCGACCATTTTAAGGACGAATACTTAGACTCACCTTACTTTCCTCTACCG GATATGACTCACGTCATGGGGAAAAATAGAAAGGAACTCCTTGCCATGGCCAAAGGGAATTTCACAGATAAGAAAG GAGTATCCTCACTTGGTGAAGTTGTTCCGAAAGATGAATCATTTTCTCCGTCTCAAGTCAA AGTTGAAGACTCTCATAGAAAGGGTCCTTCAGGACGTTTATCTGCTGTATCCAATGCGG GAATCACAGGCATTAAAAAACCATCCAGCAAGTcgcaaatcaaaattcaaaatgaaccTGTAAAATTGGAAG GCAGAAATTTTGGAGGCAAGAAACCAAAATCGTTGAAAGAGGATGGATCCTCATTGATGAAACTAAGTGGATATATCCCCAAAAGGGAAGAATTTGATCCTGAATATGATAATGATGCGGAGCAACTATTGGCTGATATGGAATTCaaggaaactgaaactgaacagGAGCGCGAACTTAAGTTGCGTGTTCTGCGTATCTATTCCAAGAG GCTTGATGAAAGAAAGCGCCGCAAGGATTTTATTCTAGAGAGGAATTTACTCCAGCCAAGTGAATTTGAGAAGAATTTGTCACCAGAAGAGAAAGATCTATGCCGACGTTATGATGCCATTATGCGCTTCCTCTCGAAGGAGGAGCATGAAGAATTAATGAAGACTGTGGTCTCAGAACATAGATATCTGAAAAGAATACAAGAACTCAAG GAATCGAGAGCTGCTGGTTGTCATTCATCTATTGAAGTTGATAGATACTTAGAAAGGAAAAGGAAGAGAGAACTTGAAGATGGTGTTCCGAGAAAAGAAAGTTCTCAGATTGGCCCAATGAGCCAGGAGAGCCTGAACATGCCTGCTTCTTCTGACTCACTCGGAACACATTCAAATAGAAAACCTTGTAGCCAGGCGAATTTGAGTTCCATCAACGATTCGGGCGTTGCAGCTCTTTCTGCAGGAGAACTGTTATCTGAACCT GAGAAACAACTATGCCGAGAAATCAGGCTATCGCCGCATCATTATCTTCGGATGCAAGAGGTTCTTACAATACAAATTTATAGTGGCAATATCACTAGAAAATCAGATGCTTATCCCTTGTTCCAAATAGAAGCAACTAAAGTAGATAGAGTTTATGATATGCTTTTGAAGAAAGGAGTTTCACCCTTGTAA